The Cataglyphis hispanica isolate Lineage 1 chromosome 5, ULB_Chis1_1.0, whole genome shotgun sequence genome has a segment encoding these proteins:
- the LOC126849889 gene encoding uncharacterized protein LOC126849889, protein MEKQLEALNIDDSLESEQESPRRIIRTFSFPSSQIHFIKASEELNLPKLDRHYSEQIIYPSIYPRRPVILSEMQARIKKAEYIFYDNNKVLEHFWPPRIDKTPSVPTPMPLDDQVEYMEVEKYPDSPKSIHDTISSTSAPTETVDRTEAMEVEKLMDTMNPAECMDLSKTISIESLSFAVIAQPHTTMLKSVYNLESQPSETNEDTKPIPTRRKLWKTQNNPDYIKENIEDEQKQSNYQDMKEKICPKNASKCSKVKQALRVSFIAILLFVLLFFVSLQDDQNDKHSNTFVTAVVELKKQIFGQDRAVEVLTEYLPQDSPFLKIIALVGGTGVGKSYTAEIIRKNFYERSSNRFFNSRANLFVLENLREEHLLDTIKFVKTHQETYGHRYGTILAIFNVEQMNDNSTRSIDLNKSINTIRNTFADANLDIKIIPYEPLSEDALEKCIINTAKNIRLTLSRDQIALIKQQLIENNTGCKGAYGKIQVIGRQ, encoded by the exons ATGGAAAAGCAACTCGAGGCTCTGAATATCGATGATTCCCTTGAGTCGGAACAGGAATCACCGCGTAGAATAATCAGGACGTTTAGTTTTCCATCTAGCCAAATCCATTTTATCAAGGCTTccgaagaattaaatttacccAAGCTGGACAGGCATTACAGCgagcaaataatatatccgAGCATTTACCCAag GAGACCGGTAATATTATCGGAGATGCAGGCACGCATAAAAAAAGCAGAGTATATCTTTTATGACAATAACAAAGTTCTGGAACATTTCTGGCCTCCAAGGATCGATAAAACACCATCTGTCCCCACACCCATGCCTTTGGACGATCAAGTGGAATATATGGAAGTAGAGAAATATCCAGATTCACCAAAATCTATCCATGATACTATATCGTCCACATCCGCACCTACGGAAACGGTCGATCGAACGGAAGCTATGGAAGTAGAAAAACTTATGGATACTATGAATCCTGCAGAATGCATGGACTTATCAAAAACAATCTCTATAGAATCATTATCGTTCGCTGTAATCGCACAACCACACACGACAATGTTGAAATCTGTTTACAATTTAGAATCCCAACCTTCGGAAACGAACGAAGATACAAAACCGATTCCTACAAGGCGAAAACTCTGGAAGACTCAAAACAATCCAGATTACATAAAGGAAAACATTGAGGATGAACAGAAACAGAGTAACTATCaagatatgaaagaaaaaatttgtccGAAAAATGCTTCAAAGTGTTCGAAAGTTAAACAAGCACTTCGTGTATCTTTTATagcaattttgttatttgtacTTCTATTTTTCGTATCCTTGCAAGATGATCAGAACGATAAGCACAGTAATACTTTTGTGACTGCCGTTGTAGAATTGAAGAAACAGATTTTCGGTCAAGATCGAGCCGTAGAAGTCTTGACTGAGTATCTTCCGCAAGATTCacctttcttaaaaataatagctcTTGTCGGTGGTACTGGTGTCGGTAAATCATACACGGCGGAAATTATAAGGAAGAACTTTTATGAAAGAAGTAGTAATCGTTTCTTTAACTCGCGCGCAAACTTATTTGTATTGGAAAATTTGAGAGAAGAACATTTGTTGGAcactataaaatttgtaaaaacgcACCAAGAGACATACGGCCATCGATATGGTACAATATTAGCTATTTTTAATGTCGAGCAAATGAATGACAATTCGACGCGCAGTATAGATTTGAACAAAAGTATAAACACAATAAGAAATACTTTTGCTGACGCGAATCtcgatatcaaaattattcccTACGAACCCTTGAGCGAGGATGCTttagaaaaatgcattataaacACAGCAAAAAATATCAGGCTAACACTTTCTCGAGATCAGATCGCTCTTATTAAACAACaattgatagaaaataataccGGTTGCAAAGGAGCCTATGGCAAAATTCAAGTGATTGGTAGACAATAA
- the LOC126849885 gene encoding LOW QUALITY PROTEIN: protein GPR107 (The sequence of the model RefSeq protein was modified relative to this genomic sequence to represent the inferred CDS: inserted 2 bases in 1 codon) yields the protein MRSNVVTLTCVCLSLLLMVAVASARIHKLDIRKDRRHYITLSTFGFYKGGILTVNLTNFKFEPADVDKKLTPESANKAVFGFSLGRTLIDAINPYVHNHLDGCLLQNVSTLRTEQKDDSSIIYFTMDLKNLTMQVNCSRNVRAAHIYRDSSTVLMYRTKRSSLSARFSDTXLFPRRKRNASHAIEKSVVFSDAPRLGSESNACSHLRLPMTMETTSKGERSYNTSFVMYVASEEEEGLYNLYFHNCQNYENNMEPLLMDFTVEIAEINNDNFLSAGEMPLPALYFTMALLFFLSGCFWVFILNKSKHSVFKIHYLMAVLVYLKSFSLLFHGINYHFIQTKGEHVEAWAILYYITHLLKGAVLFITIVLIGTGWNFIKHILTDKEKKLFMLVIPLQVLANVAEIIIEESDVGNLRRETSRDMFILVDLVCCGAILFPVVWSIRHLEEAARTSDKAAMNLRKLMLFKHFYIMIVFYIYFTRIIMYILKITVRFDYQWLDETFREMATYAFFVLTGYKFRPASANPYFTVPSDEVEPDEDDKVDVVISGGNGINRDFSKVRAVRTSKVPSTEEERHNLFHSTESSREYD from the exons ATGCGGTCGAACGTTGTCACGCTGACGTGTGTATGTCTGTCGCTTCTGCTGATGGTGGCCGTGGCTAGTGCGAGGATTCACAAACTGGATATACGG AAAGACAGAAGGCATTACATCACTCTGAGCACATTCGGTTTCTACAAGGGTGGCATCTTAACCGTAAACCTCACGAATTTCAAGTTCGAGCCAGCAGACGTAGACAAAAAATTGACGCCGGAAAGTGCTAACAAGGCTGTG TTCGGCTTCAGCTTGGGTCGAACGCTCATCGACGCTATCAATCCCTACGTGCACAATCATCTGGATGGATGTCTGCTGCAAAATGTTTCGACCCTCAGGACGGAGCAGAAGGACGACAGttccattatatattttaccatGGACTTGAAGAATTTAAC GATGCAAGTAAACTGCAGTCGCAATGTACGAGCGGCACATATTTATAGAGACTCCAGCACAGTGCTGATGTATCGAACAAAGAGGAGCTCGCTGTCGGCGAGATTCAGCGATAC GCTCTTCCCACGGAGAAAACGAAACGCATCGCATG CGATCGAGAAATCCGTCGTGTTCAGCGATGCCCCGAGACTTGGGTCAGAGAGCAACGCATGTTCTCATCTGAGATTGCCGATGACGATGGAGACAACGTCGAAGGGCGAAAGATCGTACAACACGAGCTTCGTCATGTATGTGGCGAGCGAGGAAGAGGAGGGTCTGTACAATCTCTATTTTCACAACTGTcagaattatgaaaataatatggaaCCGCTGCTTATGGATTTCACG GTGGAAATAGCGGAGATTAATAACGACAACTTCCTCAGCGCCGGCGAGATGCCTTTGCCGGCTTTGTACTTTACGATGGCACTGCTTTTCTTCTTATCAGGCTGCTTCTGGGTGTTTATTCTTAACAAAAGCAA GCATTCTGTATTCAAAATCCACTATTTAATGGCGGTCCTGGTGTACCTGAAGTCTTTCTCATTGTTATTCCACGGTATAAATTACCACTTCATCCAGACCAAGGGTGAACACGTAGAGGCGTGGGCGATTTTATACTACATTACTCATCTTTTGAAAGGAGCCGTTCTCTTCATTACTATTGTACTTATCGGCACGGGATGGAACTTTATAAAGCACATTCTCACAGACAAGGAAAAGAAACTCTTTATGCTGGTCATACCGTTGCAG GTATTGGCAAATGTGgctgaaataataatcgagGAAAGCGACGTAGGTAATTTGCGCCGCGAGACTTCGCGGGACATGTTTATACTTGTTGATTTGGTCTGTTGCGGAGCAATTCTATTTCCGGTAGTGTGGAGCATCAGGCATTTAGAAGAGGCTGCCCGCACGAGCGATAAGGCGGCCATGAACTTGCGAAAGCTCATGCTGTTCAAGCATTTTTACATTATGATAGTTTTCTATATATACTTCACTCGAATTATAATGTACATACTCAAG ATCACCGTACGCTTTGATTATCAATGGCTGGACGAAACGTTCCGAGAAATGGCGACCTACGCATTCTTCGTCCTGACAGGTTATAAATTTCGCCCAGCATCCGCGAATCCATACTTCACGGTGCCGAGTGACGAAGTAGAGCCGGACGAGGACGACAAGGTTGACGTCGT tatttCCGGTGGTAACGGAATCAACCGGGATTTCAGTAAAGTGAGGGCGGTTAGAACCTCAAAGGTTCCGTCTACTGAGGAGGAAAGGCATAATCTCTTCCACAGTACGGAATCTTCTCGCGAGTACGACTGA